The following coding sequences are from one Streptomyces sp. NBC_00536 window:
- a CDS encoding condensation domain-containing protein codes for MSYREVLREIEHRGLSVELFGPDLWVQGDRTCMDPEFVARLRAAKPDLIHHLRQVELHGPGFPLTPLQHARLRTGDPGAAGGHVYHEIEGCWDVDRLQEALAAVVDAHSGLRSRFSATGRQITEIRGCRTRISRLDLRAHGTREQTRIRGELREERVHRTLPVDRAPLLAVEVTVLADDRMVLHVSHDGLVMDGASMFLFFRAWWQEYAQHGRTRTAPPEELLYEEYVAALEEACERAPARRAREYWLARIDGLAPAPRLPLRAGPLPAGPPRFSQRRARLDREAWAALKERAADAGLTVTVVLLAAYAQTLARWGAGARFTLGATVPHRPPVHPRIRHAIGQYSDLLLVEAEVDRSLTFAERARLLHARLREDLAHRDHSGVLVLRELARRAGAPAALMPYAFCSAVEQDGGADGSALELFGPEVHTVSQSPQTWLTAFAMEQHGALVVQLDGIDALFPEGLLDALALGYQALLRELTDRLAWQRTLLSELPDPGLPGHGTRPS; via the coding sequence ATGAGTTACCGGGAGGTCCTGCGCGAGATCGAGCACCGCGGCCTGTCGGTGGAGCTGTTCGGACCGGACCTGTGGGTACAGGGCGACCGGACGTGCATGGACCCGGAGTTCGTGGCGCGGCTCAGGGCCGCCAAACCCGACCTGATCCACCATCTGCGACAAGTGGAACTGCACGGTCCGGGTTTCCCGCTGACCCCCCTCCAGCACGCCCGGCTGCGCACCGGTGACCCCGGCGCCGCGGGCGGACACGTCTACCACGAGATCGAGGGCTGCTGGGACGTCGACCGGCTCCAGGAAGCGCTGGCCGCCGTCGTCGACGCGCACAGCGGCCTGCGGTCGCGGTTCTCCGCCACCGGCCGCCAGATCACCGAGATCCGCGGCTGCCGGACGCGGATCTCCCGCCTCGACCTGCGCGCGCACGGCACCCGGGAACAGACCAGGATCCGGGGCGAGCTGCGCGAGGAGCGGGTGCACCGCACGCTGCCCGTGGACCGGGCGCCGCTGCTCGCCGTCGAGGTGACCGTCCTCGCCGACGACCGGATGGTGCTGCACGTCAGCCACGACGGCCTGGTGATGGACGGGGCCAGCATGTTCCTGTTCTTCCGGGCCTGGTGGCAGGAGTACGCGCAGCACGGGCGCACCCGGACCGCCCCGCCCGAGGAACTGCTGTACGAGGAGTACGTGGCCGCCCTGGAGGAGGCGTGCGAGCGGGCTCCGGCGCGCCGGGCCCGGGAGTACTGGCTGGCCAGGATCGACGGGCTCGCCCCCGCCCCCCGGCTGCCGCTGCGCGCCGGTCCGCTGCCGGCCGGTCCGCCGCGGTTCTCGCAGCGCCGGGCCCGCCTCGACCGGGAGGCGTGGGCCGCGCTGAAGGAACGGGCCGCCGACGCGGGGCTGACCGTGACCGTGGTGCTGCTCGCGGCGTACGCGCAGACCCTGGCCCGGTGGGGCGCCGGGGCCCGGTTCACGCTGGGCGCCACCGTCCCCCACCGGCCGCCGGTCCACCCCCGGATCCGCCATGCCATCGGCCAGTACTCGGACCTGCTCCTGGTCGAGGCCGAGGTGGACCGGAGCCTGACCTTCGCCGAACGGGCCCGGCTGCTGCACGCGCGGCTGCGCGAGGACCTGGCGCACCGGGACCACTCCGGCGTCCTGGTCCTGCGGGAACTGGCCCGCCGGGCCGGAGCCCCGGCGGCCCTGATGCCGTACGCCTTCTGCAGCGCGGTCGAACAGGACGGCGGCGCGGACGGTTCGGCCCTGGAACTCTTCGGACCGGAGGTCCACACGGTCAGCCAGAGCCCGCAGACCTGGCTGACCGCCTTCGCGATGGAGCAGCACGGCGCGCTCGTCGTCCAGCTCGACGGGATCGACGCGCTGTTCCCGGAGGGCCTGCTCGACGCCCTGGCCCTCGGCTACCAGGCGCTGCTGCGGGAACTCACCGACCGCCTCGCGTGGCAGCGGACCTTGTTGTCGGAGTTGCCGGACCCGGGTCTGCCAGGTCACGGCACCAGGCCCAGCTGA
- a CDS encoding DUF6879 family protein yields the protein MLLDGEAWRSRFQRFTVEAWRLETLSQYLMPQEEEEFRAFKAGVRIDPQTVSNAYTERLRLQAGEGRPQGRVHVLTRPLSDYLRFEFSQYYAPHVLAGEQIRILDVTDRPNPLEGVQDFWMFDRSEVVLMNYQPDGRQINREVYEGDPAPFLAYQRIAIAESVSFEEYVK from the coding sequence GTGCTCTTGGATGGTGAGGCCTGGCGGTCCAGGTTCCAGCGCTTCACGGTCGAAGCGTGGCGGCTGGAGACGCTGTCCCAGTACCTCATGCCGCAGGAGGAAGAGGAGTTCCGGGCGTTCAAGGCCGGGGTGCGCATCGACCCACAGACGGTCTCGAACGCCTACACGGAGCGGCTCCGGCTCCAGGCTGGGGAGGGCCGGCCGCAGGGCCGGGTGCACGTCCTCACCCGGCCGCTGTCCGACTACTTGCGGTTCGAGTTCTCCCAGTACTACGCGCCGCACGTGCTGGCCGGTGAGCAGATCCGCATCCTCGACGTGACCGACCGGCCGAACCCACTTGAGGGAGTCCAGGACTTCTGGATGTTCGACCGTTCCGAGGTGGTGCTGATGAACTACCAGCCGGACGGGCGTCAGATCAACCGAGAGGTCTACGAAGGCGACCCCGCTCCGTTCCTCGCATACCAACGCATCGCCATCGCCGAGTCGGTGTCCTTCGAGGAGTACGTGAAGTGA
- a CDS encoding sensor histidine kinase, whose amino-acid sequence MGRTMARAAAEAVGGGILILAAYAALVRIGGSLPLNAKVLLTLAALAVFVVRRRFPEAALVLMGALLGTMSAFAPLAAVTAYTVTRQLAGSGRRAAALRERTAAAEEARRLADSEARTHERSRIAAEMHDLVGHRLSLISLHTGGLEMALRGQPQDLRDSAAQIRQTTRDAMRELREVLGVLGPLARDTGTDALTDATGTRADIEALVAESRAGGVAVEVAVAHTADVVEVSVVNGAGAVAPTPLVRVPAPGADAPEAGAARPARTGPGAGARTGAPGMGRDGAGARTGGTPGAGAAADGFAARIAGVAADRATLSLAGV is encoded by the coding sequence ATGGGGCGCACCATGGCCCGCGCCGCGGCCGAGGCGGTGGGCGGCGGGATCCTCATTCTTGCGGCGTACGCGGCCCTCGTCCGGATCGGCGGCTCGCTCCCGCTGAACGCGAAGGTCCTGCTGACCCTGGCCGCGCTCGCGGTCTTCGTCGTGCGCCGCCGCTTCCCCGAGGCCGCCCTCGTCCTCATGGGCGCCCTGCTCGGCACGATGTCCGCCTTCGCGCCGCTGGCGGCGGTGACCGCGTACACGGTGACACGGCAGTTGGCGGGGAGCGGACGGCGGGCCGCCGCGCTGCGGGAGCGGACCGCCGCCGCCGAGGAGGCCCGGCGGCTCGCGGACAGCGAGGCGCGCACCCACGAACGGTCCCGGATCGCCGCCGAGATGCACGACCTGGTCGGACACCGGCTCAGCCTGATCTCCCTGCACACCGGCGGGCTGGAGATGGCGCTGCGCGGCCAGCCGCAGGACCTGCGGGACAGCGCCGCGCAGATCCGGCAGACCACCCGGGACGCCATGCGGGAACTGCGCGAGGTGCTCGGGGTGCTCGGGCCGCTGGCCCGGGACACCGGCACGGACGCGCTGACCGATGCCACCGGCACCCGGGCCGACATCGAGGCACTGGTCGCCGAGTCGCGGGCGGGCGGGGTCGCCGTGGAGGTGGCCGTCGCGCACACCGCGGACGTGGTCGAGGTGAGCGTGGTCAACGGCGCCGGAGCCGTGGCCCCCACCCCCCTGGTACGGGTGCCCGCGCCAGGGGCCGACGCGCCGGAGGCCGGGGCAGCGCGGCCCGCGCGGACCGGCCCGGGCGCGGGGGCCCGTACCGGGGCCCCGGGCATGGGCAGGGACGGGGCGGGAGCGCGTACGGGAGGGACGCCGGGAGCGGGCGCCGCCGCCGACGGCTTCGCCGCGCGGATCGCGGGCGTCGCTGCCGACCGGGCCACCCTCAGCCTCGCCGGCGTTTGA
- a CDS encoding helix-turn-helix domain-containing protein, which yields MNKSSLGSALRKLRETSGLEAKAVARGAAMSRSKLSKIETGNTAASVMDVDCILTAIGVSDEVKAEFMAVAREAATGVTAWRLIRRLGYSRKQQQVQSLESQTTLLRLFQPSLIPGLLQTPEYVRAVFARRNLTEAQLERTIGARLARQSVLYSEGKDFRFIITEPVLRWRIVPPLVMVGQLDRLISVSRLPGVDILVVALSAAQADFPGHSFSIKDERTVTVETVHAETVVTDPRDVALYVSKFEGFSRTAVSGDDMRALIEAIRDGFLREQETG from the coding sequence GTGAATAAATCGAGCCTTGGGTCGGCGCTGCGGAAACTGCGGGAGACCTCCGGACTGGAGGCCAAAGCGGTTGCCCGTGGCGCTGCCATGTCTCGATCCAAGCTGTCCAAGATTGAAACCGGCAACACAGCGGCAAGCGTGATGGACGTCGACTGCATCCTCACAGCCATAGGTGTATCGGACGAGGTCAAGGCCGAGTTCATGGCTGTCGCCAGAGAGGCGGCCACAGGAGTAACTGCCTGGCGGCTGATCCGACGACTTGGGTACAGTCGCAAACAGCAGCAGGTTCAGTCCCTGGAATCGCAGACAACGCTGCTGCGCCTGTTTCAGCCCTCGCTCATTCCCGGACTACTCCAGACTCCCGAATATGTTAGGGCTGTTTTCGCGCGAAGAAACCTGACGGAGGCGCAGCTGGAGCGCACCATCGGTGCAAGGTTGGCGCGGCAAAGCGTCCTGTACTCGGAAGGGAAGGATTTCCGCTTCATCATCACGGAACCCGTCCTCCGGTGGCGCATCGTTCCACCCCTGGTAATGGTGGGACAGTTGGACCGGCTGATTTCCGTCTCGCGCTTGCCCGGCGTCGATATCCTTGTCGTTGCGCTGTCCGCCGCACAGGCGGATTTTCCAGGACACTCATTCTCGATCAAGGACGAGCGTACGGTAACCGTTGAAACGGTGCATGCGGAAACTGTGGTGACAGACCCCAGGGACGTTGCCCTGTACGTATCCAAGTTCGAAGGATTCAGCCGGACTGCGGTTTCCGGTGACGATATGCGGGCCCTGATCGAAGCCATCCGAGACGGGTTTTTGCGCGAACAGGAAACCGGCTAG
- a CDS encoding S8 family peptidase encodes MTAITALLPAAALLTATALPLHTGASSGHDTATAPYVVILKDTSARAPARALAAEAARAGDTVGRVYDTALSGFAVRTTAARAAELAADPRVVSVEPDALVHTTAGPGENGTPGTPGTPGAPGTQTPAPWQLDRLDQRALPLDGVYAYPGTGAGVTAYVLDTGINTAHTEFGGRAVFGVNETTEAAQDLNGHGSHVAASLGGATYGVAKGVGLIAVKVADRQGNGSVSDIIAGIDWMVGHALKARKAGGPPAVANMSMGGGYSFGMNRAVARAVASGITFTAAAGNDDTSACRSSPGSTPTALTVGATDANDRRAFFSNYGRCVDLFAPGLGVTSAWKGSPDAVRTLSGTSMSAPHVAGAAALVLAAGTAKTPAEVARVLLAGAAVNKITNLPAGTPNLLLQTPAAPAAPVTPPVVAPVVPPVTPPVAAPVTPPVQPVQPAP; translated from the coding sequence ATGACCGCAATCACCGCGCTGCTCCCCGCCGCCGCCCTCCTGACGGCGACCGCCCTGCCCCTGCACACCGGCGCGAGCAGCGGCCACGACACCGCCACCGCCCCCTACGTCGTCATCCTCAAGGACACCTCCGCGCGCGCCCCCGCCCGGGCCCTGGCCGCCGAGGCCGCGCGGGCGGGCGACACCGTGGGCCGGGTGTACGACACCGCCCTGAGCGGTTTCGCCGTACGCACCACCGCGGCCCGCGCCGCCGAACTCGCCGCCGATCCACGGGTGGTGTCCGTCGAGCCCGACGCCCTCGTGCACACCACCGCCGGGCCCGGCGAGAACGGCACGCCCGGCACGCCCGGCACGCCCGGAGCACCCGGCACGCAGACCCCGGCCCCCTGGCAGCTGGACCGCCTCGACCAGCGCGCGCTCCCCCTCGACGGGGTGTACGCGTACCCAGGGACCGGCGCGGGCGTGACGGCGTACGTCCTCGACACCGGGATCAACACCGCCCACACGGAGTTCGGCGGCCGCGCCGTCTTCGGGGTCAACGAGACCACCGAGGCCGCCCAGGACCTCAACGGTCACGGCAGTCACGTGGCGGCGAGCCTGGGCGGCGCCACCTACGGGGTCGCCAAGGGGGTCGGCCTGATCGCGGTCAAGGTGGCCGACCGGCAGGGCAACGGGAGCGTCTCCGACATCATCGCGGGCATCGACTGGATGGTCGGCCACGCCCTCAAGGCCCGGAAGGCGGGCGGGCCGCCCGCCGTCGCCAACATGAGCATGGGCGGCGGCTACAGCTTCGGCATGAACCGGGCCGTCGCCCGGGCCGTCGCGTCCGGCATCACCTTCACCGCCGCGGCGGGCAACGACGACACCAGCGCCTGCCGCTCCTCCCCCGGCAGCACCCCCACCGCCCTGACGGTCGGCGCGACCGACGCCAATGACCGGCGGGCCTTCTTCTCCAATTACGGCCGCTGCGTGGACCTCTTCGCCCCCGGACTGGGCGTCACCTCGGCCTGGAAGGGTTCCCCGGACGCCGTCCGGACCCTCTCGGGCACCTCCATGTCCGCCCCGCACGTCGCCGGGGCGGCGGCCCTCGTCCTGGCCGCCGGGACGGCGAAGACCCCGGCCGAGGTGGCGCGGGTGCTCCTCGCGGGCGCCGCCGTCAACAAGATCACGAACCTGCCCGCGGGAACCCCGAACCTCCTCCTCCAGACCCCGGCCGCGCCCGCCGCGCCGGTGACCCCGCCGGTGGTCGCGCCGGTGGTCCCGCCGGTGACCCCGCCCGTGGCGGCGCCGGTGACCCCGCCCGTCCAGCCCGTCCAGCCTGCCCCGTAG
- a CDS encoding DUF6879 family protein, whose product MPDTLGDWLKGFSREAFRLETLDDYSKAGGVDAYRAFLAGEPQPEKFQTAEWMTTVGNAVQSGKRIYRVHVLARPLTDYLRFELSWGYRRNIEAGEEFFILDITSQENPIPDALDFWLFDEQTVGAMNYDGEGKYLGLDFPGEEQLSRFLTYRDVAMAHAVPFSEWWAKYGE is encoded by the coding sequence GTGCCCGACACGCTGGGGGATTGGCTCAAAGGCTTCAGCCGCGAAGCCTTCCGGCTGGAGACCCTGGACGACTACAGCAAGGCGGGTGGTGTCGACGCCTATCGAGCTTTCCTTGCCGGTGAGCCGCAGCCCGAGAAATTCCAGACGGCTGAATGGATGACGACGGTCGGGAACGCCGTCCAGTCAGGAAAGCGAATCTACCGTGTCCACGTCCTCGCCCGTCCGCTCACCGATTACCTTCGGTTTGAACTCTCCTGGGGGTATCGCCGGAACATAGAGGCGGGGGAAGAGTTCTTCATCCTGGACATCACGAGCCAGGAGAACCCGATTCCGGATGCCCTGGACTTCTGGCTCTTCGATGAGCAGACCGTCGGAGCCATGAATTACGACGGGGAAGGTAAATACCTGGGTTTGGATTTCCCCGGGGAGGAGCAGCTGTCCCGGTTCTTGACGTACAGGGATGTGGCAATGGCTCATGCCGTGCCGTTCTCTGAATGGTGGGCGAAGTACGGCGAGTGA
- a CDS encoding WxL protein peptidoglycan domain-containing protein, producing MRRTRTSLYGLLVGLLLPLAGLFTPAGTAYAAENGTWGVFPTPPAGAAMTDRAYFFHQGAAGSSVSDSVTILNSSAKDLTFQVFATDAMNTPSGGAFALLPAETKPKDVGTWLKLPPDTATVTVPAKGRKDIPFTVKVPEDATPGDHVGGIVALNTEVEGIQQEGKVQVGVKRSVGARLYFRVPGPLTPGLSVEDVRVHRDAPLLPWVHQAPATITYTLVNRGNVVIEPKVAVSAEGLFGRDVLSRPARDQKLTLLPGQRVTMTEQWADSPQLDWVTVQVKAVATAYPDLNPTGGAEFIAVPWPAAGTLFVLLGAGIAAWVLRRRGRRPDSEVPERAGDLAETR from the coding sequence ATGCGCCGCACCCGCACCTCCTTGTACGGCCTGCTCGTCGGTCTCCTCCTGCCACTCGCTGGGCTGTTCACTCCGGCCGGGACGGCGTACGCCGCCGAGAACGGCACCTGGGGCGTCTTCCCGACGCCCCCGGCGGGCGCGGCGATGACCGACCGGGCGTACTTCTTCCACCAGGGCGCGGCCGGGTCCAGCGTCAGCGACAGCGTGACGATCCTCAACTCCTCCGCCAAGGACCTCACCTTCCAGGTCTTCGCCACCGACGCCATGAACACCCCGTCCGGCGGCGCCTTCGCGCTGCTGCCCGCAGAGACAAAGCCCAAGGACGTCGGCACCTGGCTGAAACTCCCCCCGGACACGGCCACCGTCACCGTCCCCGCCAAGGGCCGCAAGGACATCCCCTTCACCGTGAAGGTCCCCGAGGACGCGACGCCGGGCGACCACGTCGGCGGGATCGTCGCGCTCAACACCGAGGTGGAGGGCATCCAGCAGGAGGGCAAGGTCCAGGTCGGGGTGAAGCGTTCGGTCGGCGCCCGGCTCTACTTCCGGGTGCCGGGGCCGCTCACGCCCGGTCTCAGCGTCGAGGACGTACGCGTCCACCGGGACGCCCCGCTGCTGCCGTGGGTGCACCAGGCCCCCGCCACGATCACGTACACGCTGGTCAACCGGGGGAACGTGGTGATCGAGCCGAAGGTCGCGGTGAGCGCCGAGGGCCTCTTCGGGCGGGACGTGCTCAGCCGCCCGGCGCGTGACCAGAAGCTGACCCTGCTGCCGGGCCAGCGCGTCACGATGACCGAACAGTGGGCGGATTCCCCGCAGTTGGACTGGGTCACCGTCCAGGTCAAGGCCGTGGCGACGGCGTACCCGGACCTGAATCCCACCGGCGGGGCGGAGTTCATCGCCGTGCCGTGGCCCGCCGCGGGCACGCTGTTCGTCCTGCTGGGGGCCGGGATCGCGGCCTGGGTACTGCGCCGCCGCGGGCGCCGCCCGGACTCAGAAGTTCCGGAACGAGCCGGGGACTTGGCTGAAACGCGCTGA
- a CDS encoding CoA-acylating methylmalonate-semialdehyde dehydrogenase, translating to MKTVNHWIGGKTVEGASGNYGPVTDPATGEVTTQVALASAEEVDAAVQVAKEAFLSWGQSSLAARTKVLFAYRALLDANRDAIAELITAEHGKVHSDALGEVARGLEIVELACGITVQLKGELSTSVSSRVDVASIRQPIGVVAGITPFNFPAMVPMWMFPLAVACGNTFILKPSEKDPSAANKLAELATEAGLPAGVLNVVHGDKVAVDALLAHPDIAAVSFVGSTPIARHIHTTASANGKRVQALGGAKNHMLVLPDADLDAAADAAVSAAYGSAGERCMAISAVVAVGAIADELVEKIRERAEKIKIGPGNDPTSEMGPLITAAHRDKVASYVTGAAAQGADVILDGTGYTVEGNENGHWIGLSLLDNVKTDSDAYRDEIFGPVLCVLRTETYEEGVALINDSPFGNGTAIFTRDGGAARRFQLEVQAGMVGVNVPIPVPVGYHSFGGWKDSLFGDHHIYGNDGIHFYTRGKVVTTRWPDPSEAPSGVDLGFPRNH from the coding sequence ATGAAGACCGTCAACCACTGGATCGGTGGCAAGACCGTCGAGGGCGCGTCGGGCAACTACGGCCCGGTCACCGACCCCGCCACCGGCGAAGTCACCACGCAGGTCGCCCTCGCCTCGGCCGAAGAGGTCGACGCGGCGGTACAGGTCGCCAAGGAGGCGTTCCTGTCCTGGGGCCAGTCCTCGCTGGCCGCCCGCACCAAGGTGCTGTTCGCCTACCGCGCCCTCCTCGACGCCAACCGCGACGCGATCGCCGAGCTGATCACCGCCGAGCACGGCAAGGTGCACTCGGACGCGCTGGGCGAGGTCGCCCGCGGCCTGGAGATCGTCGAGCTGGCCTGCGGGATCACCGTGCAGCTCAAGGGCGAGCTGTCCACGTCCGTCTCCAGCCGCGTGGACGTCGCCTCGATCCGCCAGCCGATCGGCGTCGTCGCGGGCATCACCCCCTTCAACTTCCCGGCGATGGTGCCGATGTGGATGTTCCCGCTGGCCGTGGCCTGCGGCAACACCTTCATCCTCAAGCCGAGCGAGAAGGACCCCTCGGCCGCCAACAAGCTGGCCGAGCTGGCCACCGAGGCGGGTCTCCCGGCGGGCGTGCTGAACGTCGTCCACGGTGACAAGGTGGCGGTGGACGCCCTCCTGGCCCACCCCGACATCGCCGCGGTCTCCTTCGTCGGCTCCACCCCGATCGCCCGCCACATCCACACCACCGCCTCCGCCAACGGCAAGCGCGTCCAGGCCCTCGGCGGCGCCAAGAACCACATGCTCGTCCTCCCGGACGCCGACCTCGACGCGGCCGCCGACGCGGCGGTCTCGGCGGCGTACGGCTCGGCCGGCGAGCGCTGCATGGCGATCTCCGCGGTCGTCGCGGTCGGCGCCATCGCCGACGAACTGGTCGAGAAGATCCGCGAGCGCGCCGAGAAGATCAAGATCGGCCCCGGCAACGACCCCACCTCCGAGATGGGCCCGCTGATCACCGCGGCCCACCGCGACAAGGTCGCCTCGTACGTCACCGGCGCGGCCGCCCAGGGCGCGGACGTGATCCTCGACGGCACCGGTTACACGGTCGAGGGCAACGAGAACGGCCACTGGATCGGCCTGTCCCTCCTGGACAACGTCAAGACCGACTCCGACGCCTACCGCGACGAGATCTTCGGGCCGGTCCTGTGCGTGCTGCGCACGGAGACCTACGAGGAGGGCGTCGCCCTCATCAACGACTCGCCCTTCGGCAACGGCACCGCGATCTTCACCCGCGACGGCGGCGCCGCCCGCCGCTTCCAGCTGGAGGTCCAGGCCGGCATGGTCGGCGTCAACGTGCCGATCCCGGTCCCGGTCGGCTACCACTCCTTCGGTGGCTGGAAGGACTCGCTCTTCGGCGACCACCACATCTACGGCAACGACGGCATCCACTTCTACACCCGCGGCAAGGTCGTCACCACCCGCTGGCCGGACCCCTCCGAAGCCCCCTCGGGCGTAGACCTGGGCTTCCCCCGCAACCACTGA
- a CDS encoding 4'-phosphopantetheinyl transferase family protein produces MIEYVNQLGGAAPRIGALPQGNAVSLWALDTTLDVVGGHRVAEALSLLDAAERDQAGRRRQQADRHRYLASHVGLRVLLGGYLGLAPERVSLVRETCPCCGGPHGRPAVAGGPLHFSLSHSGDLAYFAVARVPVGVDVEAIPSPEAVVDVLNTLHPDETAELNALPVTGRPLALSRVWCRKEAFLKATGTGLALGLAEPYVGTLPGPAPVPGWTLTDLPAPRGYAAALAVQEA; encoded by the coding sequence GTGATCGAGTACGTGAACCAACTCGGCGGAGCCGCCCCGCGGATCGGCGCGCTGCCCCAGGGCAACGCCGTGTCCCTGTGGGCCCTGGACACCACGCTGGACGTGGTCGGCGGCCACCGCGTCGCCGAGGCGCTGTCGCTGCTGGACGCGGCCGAGCGCGACCAGGCGGGCCGCCGCCGCCAGCAGGCCGACCGGCACCGCTATCTGGCGTCGCACGTCGGGCTGCGGGTGCTGCTCGGCGGCTACCTGGGCCTGGCCCCCGAACGGGTCTCGCTGGTCCGTGAGACCTGCCCCTGCTGCGGCGGCCCGCACGGCCGTCCCGCCGTCGCCGGAGGCCCGCTCCACTTCTCGCTCTCGCACAGCGGCGACCTGGCGTACTTCGCCGTCGCCCGGGTTCCGGTCGGGGTCGACGTGGAGGCGATACCGAGCCCCGAGGCGGTGGTCGACGTGCTGAACACCCTGCACCCCGACGAGACCGCCGAGCTGAACGCCCTGCCCGTGACGGGACGGCCCCTGGCGCTGTCCCGGGTGTGGTGCCGCAAGGAGGCCTTCCTGAAGGCCACCGGCACGGGCCTGGCCCTCGGCCTGGCCGAACCGTACGTCGGCACCTTGCCCGGCCCCGCCCCGGTCCCGGGCTGGACCCTGACCGACCTCCCGGCCCCCCGCGGCTACGCGGCCGCACTGGCGGTACAGGAGGCCTGA